A single region of the Halobacterium wangiae genome encodes:
- a CDS encoding NAD-dependent epimerase/dehydratase family protein: MSEEVLVTGGTGFIGSHLAAELAATGRNVTVLSRDTPDRECGPDSTKKIQGDVRTLDEIPSFRRYDTVFHLAGVVSVQGSIEDPQQTFQVNTVGTQNVLERARRDNVDEVVYLSSASVYGKPEDLPISENHPIQPTHPYAATKAAGEDLVNGYAAAYDIGTKIVRAFTVYGPGQSSDNLVPMIIKQAESGGPVELGNTDPTRDFVHVQDLVRGIETLVESDGSSDGVYNIGSGQESSVMDVVDAVLDALDKPDIDVNSDAGGRSSDVEIERMVSDNSRIEALGWSPKFDLQNGITHTIKSSRI; the protein is encoded by the coding sequence ATGAGTGAAGAAGTACTCGTCACGGGTGGAACTGGTTTTATCGGGAGTCACTTAGCTGCCGAATTAGCGGCGACTGGTCGGAATGTGACGGTTCTGTCACGCGATACACCAGACAGAGAGTGCGGGCCTGACTCTACCAAGAAAATCCAGGGGGACGTGAGAACATTAGACGAAATCCCCTCGTTTCGTCGGTACGACACCGTATTTCACCTAGCCGGGGTTGTCTCCGTTCAAGGCTCTATCGAGGACCCTCAACAGACGTTCCAAGTAAATACTGTGGGAACGCAGAACGTTCTAGAGAGGGCTCGAAGGGATAACGTGGATGAAGTCGTGTATCTTAGTAGCGCTTCGGTTTATGGGAAGCCCGAGGACCTACCAATCAGCGAGAACCATCCTATACAGCCCACTCATCCATATGCTGCGACGAAAGCAGCGGGGGAAGACCTAGTGAATGGATACGCAGCAGCATATGATATTGGGACGAAGATTGTCAGAGCCTTCACCGTCTACGGCCCGGGCCAATCATCTGACAATTTGGTTCCGATGATCATCAAACAAGCGGAATCAGGGGGGCCAGTCGAACTTGGGAATACGGACCCGACCCGGGATTTTGTCCACGTCCAAGATCTCGTTCGGGGAATCGAGACACTGGTAGAATCGGACGGTTCCTCTGATGGAGTGTACAATATAGGAAGTGGGCAAGAATCCTCTGTGATGGACGTCGTTGATGCGGTGCTTGACGCGTTGGATAAACCTGATATCGATGTGAATTCTGACGCCGGTGGGCGGAGCTCAGACGTTGAGATAGAGCGAATGGTCTCTGACAACAGTAGAATTGAAGCACTCGGTTGGAGCCCAAAATTCGATTTGCAAAACGGTATTACGCACACTATCAAAAGCTCACGAATATAA
- the gmd gene encoding GDP-mannose 4,6-dehydratase, with protein sequence MSDTALITGVTGQDGSYLAEYLLEKGYEVYGLERWKSTRGKSRIDHLSDLKLVNGDLADQSSLDRAVREAEPDEVYNLAALSFVPESFNQPIHTGNITGLGATRVLDAIRKHQPNAKFYQASTSEIFGNAPDKTQSIETPFQPRSPYGTSKLYAYWSTVNFREAYDMFAVNGILFNHESPRRGKNFVTRKITRGAAAISLGLQEKLELGNLDAKRDWGHAKDYVRAMHMMLQQDSPEEFVIGTGEHHSVRDCARVAFDEVGLNWDDYVEVNEKYFRPAEVDALKADISRAKENLGWEPRISFDELIREMVQADLEQLQDK encoded by the coding sequence ATGTCTGATACCGCTTTAATTACAGGCGTAACAGGCCAAGATGGCAGCTATCTTGCCGAATATCTCCTAGAGAAGGGGTACGAGGTGTACGGACTGGAGCGGTGGAAGAGTACACGCGGCAAAAGCCGGATTGACCATTTGTCGGACTTGAAACTGGTAAATGGCGATCTCGCAGACCAGTCCTCACTGGACCGTGCGGTAAGGGAAGCGGAACCAGACGAAGTTTACAACCTCGCGGCTCTATCGTTCGTTCCAGAAAGCTTCAACCAGCCGATTCACACGGGCAACATCACCGGGCTGGGGGCGACACGAGTTCTCGATGCTATCCGAAAGCATCAGCCTAATGCAAAATTCTACCAAGCGTCTACCAGCGAAATATTCGGGAATGCTCCAGACAAAACCCAATCAATAGAGACTCCGTTCCAGCCTCGAAGTCCGTACGGAACGTCCAAACTCTACGCGTACTGGTCTACCGTGAACTTCCGAGAAGCGTACGATATGTTTGCTGTGAACGGTATCCTGTTCAATCACGAATCTCCTCGCCGAGGCAAGAACTTCGTCACGAGAAAGATCACCAGAGGCGCAGCAGCCATTTCGCTTGGGCTTCAAGAGAAACTTGAACTTGGTAATTTGGACGCGAAGCGGGACTGGGGGCACGCGAAGGACTACGTGCGAGCTATGCACATGATGCTACAACAGGACTCCCCCGAGGAGTTTGTTATCGGGACCGGTGAACACCATTCCGTTCGCGACTGTGCCCGAGTTGCGTTTGACGAAGTCGGATTGAACTGGGACGATTACGTAGAAGTCAACGAGAAGTATTTCAGACCAGCCGAAGTTGATGCGCTGAAAGCAGATATCTCCCGTGCGAAGGAGAACCTCGGTTGGGAACCCCGAATTTCGTTTGACGAACTCATTCGAGAAATGGTCCAAGCGGACCTAGAGCAATTGCAAGATAAATGA
- a CDS encoding Gfo/Idh/MocA family protein, with amino-acid sequence MNYAVIGTGYWGSNHARVAAELREEGTIENVVLCDIEEERVSELADSYDVSYTTDYTELGDLGVDAATVATPSPSHHEIATELLEDGVNCLVEKPLALTSEEAWDIVDTAEREGRTLGVGHIFRYHPALRELKKRIDRGELGRIKYVNTNRFSFRVPRETAGVLYSLAVHDVDISNYLLDSEPTSIYCNLDCHIRDDIDETATIVMEYENATSVINESWQIPVFGKRRDLTVVGSEQVAYLDYLEDTVVELYDAAVTSRDGELRTRDEGKQVYETERCEPLKVEAEEFLEACQSGGQPAASGEVGARTTELLECCRLSSDEGHVIRFG; translated from the coding sequence ATGAACTACGCTGTCATCGGGACCGGCTACTGGGGATCGAACCACGCGCGCGTCGCAGCAGAGTTGCGTGAGGAAGGAACAATCGAGAACGTCGTCCTCTGTGACATCGAAGAGGAACGTGTCTCCGAACTGGCGGACTCTTACGACGTATCGTACACGACCGACTACACCGAACTCGGTGACCTGGGCGTCGACGCGGCGACGGTGGCCACGCCGTCACCGTCACACCACGAAATCGCGACAGAACTCCTCGAAGACGGCGTGAACTGTCTCGTCGAGAAACCGCTCGCATTGACCAGCGAGGAGGCGTGGGACATCGTAGATACCGCTGAACGCGAGGGTCGAACGCTGGGTGTCGGGCACATCTTTCGGTACCACCCCGCGCTTCGAGAACTCAAAAAGCGTATCGACCGGGGGGAACTCGGTCGGATAAAGTACGTGAACACGAACCGATTCTCTTTCCGCGTTCCTCGAGAGACGGCTGGCGTTCTCTACTCGCTCGCAGTTCACGACGTCGACATCTCGAACTATCTCCTCGACAGTGAACCAACGTCCATCTACTGTAACCTCGACTGTCACATCCGGGACGATATCGACGAGACGGCGACTATCGTCATGGAGTACGAGAACGCGACGAGTGTCATTAACGAGTCCTGGCAGATCCCCGTCTTCGGGAAACGGCGGGATTTGACCGTGGTCGGTTCCGAGCAGGTCGCGTATCTAGACTACCTCGAAGATACAGTTGTCGAACTGTACGACGCAGCAGTCACGAGCAGAGACGGTGAACTTCGGACTCGAGACGAAGGAAAGCAGGTGTACGAAACAGAACGATGTGAACCCCTCAAGGTAGAGGCCGAAGAGTTCCTCGAGGCTTGCCAGTCGGGTGGACAGCCCGCCGCTTCCGGCGAGGTGGGTGCCCGGACTACGGAACTGCTAGAGTGCTGTCGGCTGTCATCCGACGAAGGGCACGTGATTCGATTCGGGTAG
- a CDS encoding DegT/DnrJ/EryC1/StrS family aminotransferase — protein MDPEDLISDIRPKIEEHFATDEEFVPGESTIRLSRPTYGAEEVLESLDSLLSTWVTMGEKVEEFEDGWSDYTGRDHGVMVNSGSSANLLAMKALEGTIIEPGDEVIVPAVSWSTSVFPILDINAKPVLVDVDSNTYTLDIEATKEAITEDTAAILPVHLLGNPCEMDPLLDLCEDHNLALIEDCCEAHGARYDGEHVGSFGDFGTFSFFFSHHIATIEGGMVVTDSESYLEKLRMLRAHGWVRELDDKERFVQSNPDIDERFLFANTGYNLRPTDIQGGFGIHQLDRIDGFLEKRRSNAEYLNDRLSEYSDTFVFLEERPKAECSWFAYPLLIKDGASISRDELRAHLEDHNIETRPILAGNMARQPVFDSIPHRIHSDLDNSEKIHLDGIFVGNHHRMTSEKLDYIVSVIENLLAGRD, from the coding sequence ATGGACCCAGAAGACCTAATCTCAGATATACGCCCAAAAATCGAGGAGCACTTTGCCACTGACGAGGAATTCGTCCCTGGAGAGTCTACGATACGCCTTAGCAGACCAACGTATGGGGCGGAAGAAGTGCTAGAATCGTTAGACTCACTCTTATCGACGTGGGTGACGATGGGTGAGAAAGTAGAGGAATTTGAAGACGGTTGGAGTGATTACACGGGGCGGGACCATGGAGTGATGGTTAACTCTGGATCTTCAGCAAATCTCCTGGCGATGAAAGCACTTGAGGGGACTATAATTGAGCCAGGCGATGAAGTAATCGTTCCTGCAGTATCTTGGTCTACGAGCGTTTTCCCGATTCTTGATATCAATGCCAAGCCCGTCCTCGTAGACGTCGACTCCAATACGTATACACTCGATATAGAAGCGACGAAGGAGGCTATCACAGAGGATACGGCAGCTATACTTCCAGTACATCTCCTTGGTAACCCCTGCGAGATGGACCCACTCCTCGATCTCTGTGAGGACCACAATTTAGCTCTCATTGAGGACTGCTGTGAAGCACACGGAGCTAGGTACGACGGTGAACACGTAGGGAGCTTCGGTGATTTCGGAACGTTTAGTTTCTTCTTCTCCCACCACATCGCTACTATCGAGGGTGGTATGGTTGTAACAGACTCTGAATCCTACCTGGAGAAACTTCGAATGCTCCGCGCGCACGGGTGGGTTCGTGAGTTAGACGACAAAGAGAGGTTCGTCCAATCGAACCCCGACATCGACGAACGATTCCTCTTCGCAAACACGGGGTACAATCTCCGGCCTACTGACATACAGGGAGGGTTTGGAATCCATCAACTAGATCGGATTGATGGGTTCTTAGAGAAGCGACGTTCGAATGCGGAATACTTGAACGACCGTCTATCTGAGTACTCTGACACCTTCGTATTCTTGGAGGAACGGCCGAAAGCCGAGTGTTCCTGGTTCGCCTACCCGCTCCTTATTAAGGATGGAGCCTCCATATCCAGGGACGAGTTGAGAGCACATCTCGAGGACCACAACATTGAGACCAGGCCGATTCTCGCGGGGAACATGGCTCGTCAACCTGTATTCGATTCAATCCCTCACAGAATCCACTCGGACTTAGATAATTCTGAGAAGATACACCTCGACGGAATATTTGTCGGTAACCATCACCGCATGACCTCAGAGAAACTCGATTACATCGTTTCGGTAATCGAGAACCTGCTTGCTGGACGGGACTAA
- the aglF gene encoding UTP--glucose-1-phosphate uridylyltransferase AglF → MQAVVLAAGKGTRLEPLTDDKPKPLVEVDGKPILKDVFDNLIDVGVDEIVVIVGYMKEKIIEKYADEYRGVPITYAHQREQKGLAHALLQAEPHIDDEFVLMLGDNIFRANLGDVVNRLREDRSDAAFLVEEVPLEEASRYGVCDTNGYGEIVRVVEKPDNPPSNLVMTGFYTFTPAIFHACHLVQPSDRGEYELSDAVNLLIQSGRTIDAIPIDGWRMDIGYPEDREEAEGRLQDE, encoded by the coding sequence ATGCAAGCAGTAGTCCTCGCCGCGGGCAAGGGAACCCGCCTCGAACCGCTCACCGACGACAAACCCAAGCCTCTCGTTGAGGTGGACGGGAAGCCGATACTCAAAGACGTCTTCGACAACCTGATCGATGTCGGCGTAGACGAAATCGTCGTCATCGTCGGCTACATGAAGGAGAAGATAATCGAGAAATACGCGGACGAGTATCGCGGTGTTCCGATCACGTACGCCCATCAGCGGGAACAGAAAGGGCTGGCGCACGCGCTCTTACAGGCTGAGCCCCACATCGACGACGAGTTCGTTCTCATGCTCGGCGACAACATCTTCCGCGCGAATCTCGGTGACGTCGTCAATCGTCTACGTGAGGACCGCTCCGACGCTGCCTTTCTTGTCGAGGAAGTACCGCTGGAAGAGGCGTCCCGGTACGGTGTTTGCGACACAAACGGGTACGGCGAAATCGTCCGCGTCGTCGAGAAACCCGACAACCCACCATCCAATCTCGTCATGACGGGGTTCTACACGTTCACCCCTGCGATTTTCCACGCATGCCACCTCGTTCAGCCGTCGGACAGAGGAGAGTACGAACTCTCTGACGCTGTCAACCTCCTAATTCAATCAGGACGAACTATTGATGCGATTCCAATCGACGGCTGGCGGATGGACATCGGGTATCCAGAGGACCGCGAGGAAGCCGAAGGACGCCTGCAGGATGAGTGA
- a CDS encoding methionyl-tRNA formyltransferase — protein sequence MQTIAFFGSHPLGESCLERLLDHPDVEVDPVVTYPRGYDSWWDGSVHDLTVENDLTVYTLDEERNVLDHDVDYLLSVYYPNILGAELLDHPKELPLNLHQAELPRYRGSNVFSHSIMNARQDDHWKHGTTLHVMAEEVDQGDVIERRFVDIEEEDTARSVYEKTREESIRLFEDLLPKIVSGEIGERRTPQSAFDGERYFYTKESLDGLKEIDRAELVDPNEEAVLYDRIRALDFPPFEPAYVELDGHRIYLTKNSYEDIENLGVTL from the coding sequence ATGCAGACTATCGCCTTCTTCGGCAGCCACCCACTCGGGGAGTCCTGTCTCGAACGCCTCCTGGACCACCCCGACGTCGAAGTCGACCCAGTCGTAACGTATCCCCGGGGCTACGACTCCTGGTGGGACGGGTCGGTTCACGACCTGACCGTGGAAAACGACCTCACAGTCTACACCCTCGACGAAGAACGGAACGTCCTGGACCACGACGTCGACTACTTACTGAGTGTCTACTACCCCAACATTCTCGGCGCGGAACTCCTCGACCACCCGAAGGAACTCCCACTGAACCTCCATCAGGCCGAGTTACCACGGTACCGAGGGTCCAACGTGTTCTCTCACTCCATCATGAATGCGAGACAGGACGACCACTGGAAGCACGGGACGACCCTGCACGTGATGGCGGAGGAAGTGGACCAGGGTGACGTAATCGAGCGCCGGTTCGTAGACATCGAGGAGGAGGACACCGCGCGGTCTGTCTACGAGAAGACGCGTGAGGAATCGATTCGACTCTTCGAAGATCTGCTGCCAAAGATCGTTTCCGGGGAGATAGGCGAGCGTCGAACCCCTCAGTCGGCGTTCGACGGTGAACGGTACTTCTACACGAAGGAGAGCCTAGACGGACTCAAGGAGATCGACCGAGCGGAACTCGTGGACCCGAACGAAGAAGCAGTGCTCTACGACCGGATTCGCGCACTCGACTTCCCGCCGTTCGAACCAGCGTACGTAGAACTCGATGGCCACCGTATCTACTTGACGAAGAACTCTTACGAAGACATCGAGAATCTGGGAGTCACGCTGTAA
- a CDS encoding sulfatase — protein MDSTDGPPNILFLVWDACRLDYAREHASNLGELADSGVWFEKAVAPATWSLPSHASLFTGQPPHEHGVTQPSQSRVPTDLVDELKSNEYTCYGVSGNGFASPLWGFDEPFDDFRSTRGPEPYVDGLDVYTQLRSDLEAGTPKLSLLRQYFTESLAHPHPAKSLANLAAVGINHVSREVVPALQAVPHDVFRTGIRETYAPEKNTRAITNFLREEAESESPFFVFSNYMDTHRPYAPPEDLQRKHLGAPLDDAEIRRLNDEVAGPWKFIQRVENGEVDDSDVDTLQKLYAGEVESVDRHLGRLLAELRRNDLFENTLVVVTSDHGENLGSPDSHGDRRFGHEASLSDDLCRVPLVVSHPDIEPGEVSELFSLTSLYDVILDASRRNAEFTVDDIRDQCAPRVACEYPALGDESFYDEHPDIDRAILEQRVERDSLAAYENDWRAMLESGGTRLAEHRGEPADVGEAPESLVEFSEAILERLGHLNQVDVDVDTQNRLEDLGYL, from the coding sequence ATGGATTCCACGGACGGCCCTCCGAACATTCTCTTTCTCGTCTGGGACGCGTGCAGACTCGATTACGCGAGAGAGCACGCGTCGAACCTGGGCGAGCTAGCCGACTCCGGCGTCTGGTTCGAGAAGGCGGTTGCTCCTGCCACGTGGTCACTCCCTTCTCACGCTTCCCTGTTCACCGGCCAACCCCCGCACGAACACGGCGTGACCCAGCCCAGCCAATCCCGCGTTCCAACGGACCTCGTCGACGAACTGAAATCGAACGAGTACACGTGTTACGGCGTTTCCGGGAACGGATTCGCGAGTCCGCTCTGGGGATTCGACGAGCCGTTCGACGACTTCCGTTCGACTCGGGGGCCGGAACCGTACGTCGACGGGTTGGACGTCTACACGCAACTCCGGAGTGACCTCGAAGCGGGAACGCCCAAACTCTCTCTCCTCCGGCAGTACTTCACCGAATCGCTCGCTCACCCTCACCCCGCGAAGAGTCTCGCGAATCTCGCCGCCGTGGGTATCAACCACGTCTCGAGAGAGGTCGTTCCGGCCCTCCAGGCGGTCCCCCACGACGTCTTCCGAACCGGAATCAGGGAGACGTACGCCCCGGAGAAAAACACGCGAGCGATAACGAACTTCCTCCGGGAGGAAGCAGAGAGCGAATCACCGTTCTTTGTGTTCTCGAACTACATGGACACGCATCGGCCGTACGCGCCGCCCGAGGATCTCCAACGAAAACACCTCGGGGCGCCCCTCGACGACGCGGAGATTCGGCGGCTGAACGACGAAGTAGCGGGTCCGTGGAAGTTCATCCAGCGCGTCGAGAACGGTGAGGTCGACGACAGTGACGTCGACACACTCCAGAAGCTGTACGCCGGGGAAGTGGAGTCTGTCGACCGCCACCTCGGCAGACTGCTGGCGGAACTTCGCCGGAACGACCTGTTCGAGAACACGCTCGTCGTCGTGACGTCGGACCACGGCGAGAACCTCGGTTCTCCGGACAGTCACGGGGACCGTCGATTCGGCCACGAGGCGTCGCTCAGTGACGACCTCTGTAGAGTCCCTCTCGTGGTCTCCCACCCTGACATCGAGCCCGGGGAGGTCAGCGAACTGTTCTCGCTAACTAGTCTCTACGATGTGATTCTCGACGCTAGTCGTCGGAACGCCGAGTTCACGGTCGACGACATCAGAGACCAGTGCGCTCCGAGAGTGGCGTGTGAGTACCCGGCGCTTGGTGACGAGTCTTTCTACGACGAACACCCAGATATCGACCGGGCGATTCTCGAACAACGCGTCGAACGAGACTCGTTGGCGGCGTACGAGAACGATTGGCGTGCAATGCTCGAATCTGGCGGCACTCGGCTCGCTGAACACCGCGGCGAACCCGCAGACGTCGGGGAAGCCCCCGAATCCCTCGTCGAGTTCTCCGAAGCTATCCTCGAACGGCTTGGCCACCTCAATCAGGTTGACGTAGACGTGGACACACAGAACCGACTCGAAGACCTCGGATACCTCTGA
- a CDS encoding glycosyltransferase family 4 protein: MKVWHVVSEENQVVTGLKDVDGVDAFMLSPVQSLVMSFFAIRGKYDIIHFHYLQVQMDSSVHPLVSVLKFFSFLLNLVVMKAAGIKIVWTGHHVESHEASIPAIDKLGRRLVVSLADHIFVLEPPVQNQIEREYSMGGDLSVARLGDPRIFHHEKDAGDSSKINFPEVGPVITMIGNLRPYKRVPLGIRAVAELNGTESMLIAGNPLSEELEGEIQSSIDRYPVDVTTEFGFVADEDILEYVERSDVVLILNDQETVPATALLSAAFQTPVVTVPGGVKEFLVDEYNLGVVAETDSAEAIADAIQDILSNPPEIDHTSFLSDHSWGAYTEHHLEVYETLTS, encoded by the coding sequence ATGAAGGTCTGGCACGTTGTATCAGAAGAAAATCAAGTCGTCACTGGTCTCAAGGATGTAGACGGGGTGGACGCATTCATGTTATCCCCCGTTCAGAGCCTCGTTATGTCGTTCTTTGCGATTCGCGGGAAGTACGATATCATCCACTTCCACTACTTGCAGGTTCAAATGGATTCGTCGGTTCACCCACTCGTATCTGTATTGAAATTCTTTTCCTTCCTCCTGAATCTAGTGGTAATGAAGGCTGCGGGAATTAAAATCGTCTGGACGGGACACCATGTAGAGAGCCACGAAGCATCGATTCCTGCTATAGATAAACTGGGCCGCCGACTAGTAGTTTCTCTAGCGGACCATATCTTCGTACTTGAACCTCCTGTCCAGAATCAAATCGAACGGGAGTATTCGATGGGGGGCGATTTGTCTGTCGCGCGTTTGGGAGACCCCAGAATATTCCACCATGAGAAGGATGCCGGTGATTCGTCGAAGATAAATTTTCCGGAGGTCGGGCCAGTCATCACTATGATTGGGAACCTACGCCCATACAAACGCGTACCACTGGGGATTCGAGCAGTTGCCGAACTGAACGGAACAGAATCAATGCTGATTGCTGGGAATCCGTTATCAGAGGAACTTGAAGGAGAAATTCAGAGTTCGATCGATAGGTACCCAGTGGACGTCACTACCGAATTCGGGTTCGTTGCTGATGAAGACATACTCGAATACGTCGAGAGAAGTGATGTGGTGTTGATTCTGAACGATCAAGAGACTGTACCCGCAACCGCTCTCTTGTCAGCAGCGTTCCAGACGCCGGTCGTGACCGTTCCCGGTGGTGTGAAGGAATTTCTGGTAGATGAGTACAACCTCGGCGTAGTCGCAGAGACCGATTCCGCAGAGGCAATTGCAGACGCAATTCAGGATATCCTTTCGAACCCACCAGAGATAGACCACACATCGTTCCTATCTGACCATTCTTGGGGCGCGTATACAGAACATCATCTAGAAGTCTATGAGACGCTGACAAGCTGA
- a CDS encoding glycosyltransferase family 4 protein, whose translation MDDDRKHVLFVTKSDLSGTGGHNIATKEVAIAFAKHPGIKTTVLCPEPSAEYPADVTESIDNLVHFPATNSKMDVLEHGLSSIRLYRTLRSVFDSVDPDLVVARMAPVFFAPAFVASRKDVPYVLLSRGRHYKTLRFNRVLSRLYRYNVRVADRVYTASEDIKQDTDRLRRPGQEEATVLPNAVDPDRLRPAPKMEARAEIDCDVAPSSFVVGFVGTMEPYHAIEELLRAVDQIDVDNLELLVVGDGPELANFRTLAENRGITDVVHFPGFVPHSEVYRYVSACDVMYGVSHQGSATPIKCFEYLSCERPILVHEVADLNFVSEQDVGRLVQSVVPEYIASGVEELAALSESDREEMGGRGREYVIQNHTWRGFVDDIVCGSFDEYSRT comes from the coding sequence GTGGACGACGACCGGAAACACGTACTATTCGTGACGAAATCGGACTTGTCGGGCACTGGCGGCCACAACATCGCGACGAAGGAAGTCGCGATAGCGTTCGCCAAGCACCCGGGAATCAAAACGACAGTTCTCTGTCCAGAACCGAGTGCCGAATACCCGGCCGACGTGACGGAGTCGATCGACAACCTCGTCCACTTCCCCGCCACCAACTCGAAGATGGACGTCCTGGAACACGGGCTCTCCTCTATTCGACTGTACCGGACGTTGAGGAGCGTATTCGACTCCGTCGACCCAGACCTCGTGGTCGCCAGGATGGCTCCAGTCTTCTTCGCCCCCGCGTTCGTGGCCTCCCGGAAGGACGTTCCGTACGTCCTGCTCTCCCGGGGACGGCACTACAAGACGCTCCGGTTCAACCGAGTGCTCTCGCGGTTGTATCGGTACAACGTCCGGGTCGCCGACCGTGTCTACACGGCGAGCGAGGACATCAAGCAGGATACAGACCGGCTGCGCCGACCAGGGCAGGAAGAAGCGACCGTACTCCCGAACGCAGTCGACCCGGACCGGCTCCGCCCCGCACCGAAGATGGAAGCCCGGGCCGAGATCGACTGTGACGTCGCGCCTTCGTCGTTCGTCGTCGGATTCGTCGGCACGATGGAACCGTACCACGCAATCGAAGAACTGTTGCGCGCAGTCGACCAGATCGACGTCGACAACCTCGAGTTACTCGTCGTCGGTGATGGGCCTGAGTTAGCGAACTTCCGTACCCTCGCGGAGAACCGGGGGATAACCGACGTGGTGCACTTCCCCGGATTCGTTCCCCACAGTGAGGTCTATCGATACGTTTCGGCGTGTGACGTGATGTACGGGGTGAGCCATCAGGGGTCGGCGACGCCGATAAAGTGCTTCGAGTACCTCTCCTGTGAACGGCCGATTCTCGTTCACGAAGTCGCAGACCTGAACTTCGTGTCGGAGCAGGATGTCGGTCGCCTGGTACAATCGGTCGTCCCCGAGTACATCGCCTCGGGCGTCGAGGAGTTAGCGGCACTGAGCGAGTCCGATAGAGAGGAGATGGGGGGCCGTGGCCGGGAGTACGTGATTCAGAACCACACGTGGCGTGGATTCGTGGACGACATCGTCTGTGGTTCCTTCGACGAGTACAGTAGAACGTAA
- a CDS encoding glycosyltransferase family 4 protein → MYETTPMTHITIVTQPVGPIGEAQTRSLLNIMAEIGEVSLISGPIDDPDLKQYQTQQYTESRTGKGAIPDAVDFVRNQIALSTLVRNVDTDILWFNGMQLYTLPIWIAKSTDVPVVVQPKGDVPLALYLNWDIPESVRRTLFRVLRRVEHIGYSLADFTVFYSPSMAEEYGIDNAITNGMRYISDDFGYDTHFEDRDPKIGFLGRHNADKNIKTIVEIAKSVDYEFHFAGTGPMLDWVRNQTSKDDSINIHGWVEDPEEFLNEMRLLVYPSSPIEGLPTTIMEAHACGTPTITTAVSGNPDIVIDGETGYLIDEASAEKFVDKIESAEFDELRKMSANCREMAAEQFTKEAAVERYEAIIRTVTGGSTP, encoded by the coding sequence ATGTACGAAACCACGCCTATGACCCACATCACTATAGTGACCCAACCTGTCGGTCCAATTGGGGAAGCTCAGACGCGCTCTCTGCTAAATATAATGGCCGAGATAGGGGAAGTATCCCTCATCAGTGGGCCAATAGACGACCCGGACCTCAAGCAGTACCAGACGCAACAGTACACTGAGTCTCGAACCGGGAAGGGAGCCATTCCTGATGCGGTTGATTTCGTCCGAAACCAGATCGCTCTCTCCACGCTAGTCAGAAACGTCGACACAGATATTCTCTGGTTCAACGGGATGCAGCTTTACACGCTCCCCATCTGGATTGCGAAAAGTACCGACGTACCCGTAGTGGTCCAACCGAAAGGAGACGTTCCCCTCGCACTATACCTGAACTGGGACATTCCCGAATCTGTTCGGAGAACTCTATTCCGGGTTCTCCGGAGGGTCGAGCACATCGGCTACTCGTTGGCCGACTTTACAGTCTTCTACTCACCGAGTATGGCGGAGGAGTATGGAATCGACAACGCGATAACTAACGGTATGCGGTACATCTCTGACGACTTCGGGTACGATACACACTTCGAAGACCGGGACCCGAAAATCGGGTTCCTCGGTCGACATAACGCCGACAAGAACATCAAGACCATAGTCGAAATCGCAAAGAGCGTCGATTACGAGTTCCACTTCGCCGGGACCGGTCCGATGCTGGACTGGGTACGAAACCAAACTAGCAAGGACGATTCTATAAACATTCACGGTTGGGTAGAAGATCCCGAAGAGTTCTTGAACGAAATGAGGTTACTCGTGTACCCCTCAAGTCCGATAGAGGGACTCCCCACGACCATCATGGAGGCTCACGCTTGTGGTACCCCGACAATCACGACGGCCGTCTCGGGTAACCCCGACATCGTGATCGACGGCGAAACGGGATACCTGATTGACGAGGCTTCTGCAGAGAAGTTCGTCGACAAAATCGAATCTGCAGAGTTTGATGAACTCCGCAAGATGAGTGCGAACTGCCGGGAGATGGCGGCCGAACAGTTCACAAAAGAGGCTGCCGTGGAACGGTACGAAGCCATCATTCGAACAGTCACCGGAGGTTCGACCCCGTAG